In Pseudoalteromonas marina, a genomic segment contains:
- a CDS encoding FAD-dependent oxidoreductase, whose protein sequence is MLEQQLQLKHTQLRNRLVMGSMHTGLEEGWHNRKRLRAFYEARAKGGTAMLITGGYSPNLRGKLTPISSSFNSYYDVFKHRAYTDAVHKHGGKICLQLLHAGRYAYHPFNQAPSAIQAPINPYKPKEMSLSSIKKTIKDFAHSAYMAEKAGYDGVEVMGSEGYLINEFMAPHTNKRKDEFGGSLENRMRLALEIVKAVRAKVSDKFLIIFRLSVMDLIPDGSTPDEVVIQATELEKAGVDIFNTGIGWHEARVPTIASMVPPGAFKEASKRLKSVVSVPVIAVNRINTPDIANDILNAGEADLISMARPLLADPEFFNKYQNDQTKQINICIGCNQGCLDHVFKNKRATCLVNPQAAFELDYPLDKATNSKNVLVVGAGPAGLSASCYLAQKGHKVTLIDQKAQMGGQFNLAMQIPGKEDFNHTLAYFINELERLDVAVKLETSYNESMLTQYDDIVFATGVRPREASIKCSDNKRVFAYDEVIRGEVELGNSIAILGAGGIGFDMVAFLSEHKSQTIDEFKTQWGIECEPKPHKDERQLYMLKRSSGRFGSELGKTTGWIHRQVAKQHGVKQIADCQYQSFDSKGLTITVGGETQVLPVDTVIACIGQVSNDEVVKPHAENAKVHVIGGAKLAAAIDAKRAIFEALQIARSI, encoded by the coding sequence ATGTTAGAACAACAACTACAATTAAAACACACACAATTACGAAACAGATTAGTTATGGGCTCAATGCATACGGGCCTCGAAGAGGGATGGCATAACAGAAAACGTTTACGTGCATTTTATGAAGCCCGTGCAAAAGGCGGCACAGCCATGCTCATTACCGGTGGCTATAGCCCGAACCTGCGAGGCAAGTTAACGCCAATATCGTCTTCTTTTAACAGTTATTATGATGTTTTTAAGCATCGCGCATACACAGACGCTGTTCATAAACATGGTGGGAAAATTTGTTTACAGTTACTGCATGCGGGTCGCTATGCTTATCATCCTTTCAATCAGGCACCTAGTGCAATTCAGGCTCCAATTAATCCCTACAAGCCTAAAGAAATGTCACTGAGCTCAATCAAAAAAACGATTAAAGACTTTGCACACTCTGCTTATATGGCTGAAAAAGCAGGGTATGATGGCGTTGAGGTAATGGGGTCTGAAGGTTATTTGATTAACGAATTCATGGCGCCACACACTAACAAACGCAAAGACGAATTTGGTGGAAGCCTTGAAAACAGAATGCGCCTAGCGCTTGAAATAGTCAAAGCGGTTAGGGCTAAAGTATCTGATAAATTTTTAATTATATTTAGACTGTCAGTTATGGATCTAATCCCTGATGGGTCCACTCCTGATGAAGTGGTTATTCAAGCCACTGAGCTTGAAAAAGCCGGGGTTGATATTTTTAATACGGGTATTGGCTGGCATGAAGCGCGCGTTCCTACGATTGCTAGTATGGTTCCACCAGGAGCCTTTAAAGAAGCGTCTAAGCGCTTAAAAAGTGTTGTTAGCGTTCCAGTCATTGCAGTAAACCGTATTAATACACCTGACATTGCAAATGACATTTTAAATGCAGGTGAAGCCGACCTCATATCAATGGCTAGACCTTTATTAGCTGATCCTGAGTTTTTTAATAAATATCAAAACGATCAAACAAAACAAATTAACATTTGTATTGGCTGTAACCAAGGCTGTTTAGATCATGTATTTAAAAATAAACGTGCAACCTGCTTGGTTAATCCTCAAGCGGCTTTTGAACTTGATTACCCGCTCGATAAAGCGACAAACTCAAAAAATGTACTTGTTGTGGGCGCAGGCCCTGCTGGCTTATCCGCAAGTTGTTATTTGGCTCAAAAAGGTCATAAGGTCACTTTGATTGACCAAAAAGCGCAAATGGGTGGCCAATTTAATTTAGCCATGCAAATACCTGGCAAAGAAGACTTTAATCATACACTGGCATACTTTATTAATGAGCTAGAACGTTTAGATGTAGCGGTTAAGCTCGAAACATCATACAACGAGTCAATGCTGACACAGTACGACGACATTGTATTTGCCACGGGTGTTCGCCCACGTGAGGCGTCAATTAAATGTAGTGATAACAAACGCGTATTTGCATACGATGAAGTAATTCGTGGCGAAGTCGAGTTAGGCAACTCTATTGCCATTTTAGGTGCTGGCGGCATTGGTTTTGATATGGTGGCATTTTTAAGTGAACATAAATCACAAACCATTGATGAGTTTAAAACGCAGTGGGGAATTGAATGTGAACCGAAGCCACACAAAGACGAGCGTCAGTTGTACATGTTAAAAAGAAGCTCTGGCCGATTTGGTAGTGAACTTGGAAAAACAACAGGTTGGATCCATCGTCAAGTAGCTAAGCAGCATGGTGTAAAACAAATTGCGGATTGTCAGTATCAAAGCTTTGATAGCAAGGGTTTAACTATTACAGTTGGTGGTGAAACTCAGGTTTTACCGGTCGACACTGTTATTGCGTGTATTGGTCAAGTTTCAAATGATGAAGT